In Streptomyces sp. NBC_01717, one DNA window encodes the following:
- a CDS encoding TetR family transcriptional regulator, whose translation MGRWEPNARGRLEQAALDLYSERGFEQTTAAQIAKRAGLTERTFFRHYADKREVLFGGSHALEEIFVDTLAGTPDSAAPIDAMASTLETVATFFLERHEFARQRQAVIMANAELRERELIKLASLSAALAATLRRRGVKDPAASLTAEAGIAVFKVGFERWVGDSGERTLADFFRESLDELKVVAAGE comes from the coding sequence ATGGGTCGATGGGAGCCGAACGCGCGCGGGCGGCTGGAGCAGGCAGCGCTGGACCTCTACAGCGAGCGCGGGTTCGAGCAGACCACCGCCGCGCAGATCGCCAAACGCGCCGGGCTCACCGAGCGGACGTTCTTCCGGCACTACGCCGACAAGCGCGAGGTGCTGTTCGGGGGTTCGCACGCGCTGGAGGAGATCTTCGTGGACACCCTCGCCGGCACCCCGGACTCAGCCGCGCCGATCGACGCGATGGCCTCGACGCTGGAGACCGTCGCCACCTTCTTCCTGGAGCGCCACGAGTTCGCCCGGCAGCGCCAGGCCGTCATCATGGCGAACGCGGAGCTGCGCGAGCGCGAGCTGATCAAGCTTGCGTCTCTGTCCGCGGCGCTTGCTGCCACGCTGCGCCGACGCGGCGTCAAGGACCCGGCCGCGAGCCTCACCGCGGAGGCGGGTATCGCCGTCTTCAAGGTCGGGTTCGAGCGCTGGGTCGGCGACAGCGGGGAACGTACCCTGGCGGACTTCTTTCGGGAGTCGCTCGACGAACTCAAAGTGGTGGCCGCGGGCGAGTGA
- a CDS encoding SDR family oxidoreductase, producing the protein MRVFITGASGWIGSAVVPELIGAGHQVVGLARSDASADALAEAGAEVRRGTLDDLDTLRSAAADADGVIHLAFKHDIAFSGGFEDAADADRRAIDTFGEALTGSDRPLLIASGTLGLAPGRVATEQDGQESGPVGAHLAGGPAKRLANAHATVALADRGVRSSVVRLPPTVHGDGDHGFLATVVAIAREKGFSGYIGDGDNRWPAVHRSDAAHLFRLALESAPAGSTLHAIANEGVPIRTVAEVIGRHLGLPVASVSPDDAPGHFSWLAGFLGMDSPASSSHTRELLGWQPTRSGLIDDLDKGHYFATVPRN; encoded by the coding sequence ATGCGTGTGTTCATCACCGGCGCGTCCGGCTGGATCGGTTCAGCCGTTGTTCCGGAACTCATCGGCGCCGGCCACCAGGTCGTCGGGCTCGCCCGCTCGGACGCCTCGGCTGACGCCCTCGCCGAAGCCGGCGCCGAGGTACGCCGCGGCACGCTCGACGATCTCGACACGCTGCGCAGCGCGGCTGCCGACGCCGACGGCGTGATCCACCTCGCCTTCAAGCACGACATCGCGTTCAGCGGCGGCTTCGAGGACGCCGCCGATGCGGACCGGCGTGCCATCGACACGTTCGGCGAGGCGCTCACCGGCTCCGACCGCCCGCTCCTCATCGCCTCCGGCACACTCGGTCTGGCGCCGGGACGGGTCGCGACCGAGCAGGACGGCCAGGAGTCCGGCCCGGTCGGTGCCCACCTGGCCGGCGGCCCGGCCAAGCGGCTGGCCAACGCTCACGCGACGGTCGCCCTCGCGGACCGCGGCGTCCGCTCGTCGGTCGTCCGGCTCCCTCCCACCGTTCACGGCGACGGGGACCACGGGTTCCTCGCCACCGTGGTCGCCATCGCCCGCGAAAAGGGCTTCTCCGGCTACATAGGCGACGGCGACAACCGCTGGCCCGCCGTGCACCGGTCCGACGCCGCGCACCTCTTCCGCCTGGCACTGGAGAGCGCTCCGGCCGGCTCCACGCTGCACGCGATCGCGAACGAGGGCGTGCCGATCCGTACCGTCGCCGAAGTGATCGGGCGACACCTCGGCCTGCCCGTGGCCTCGGTCTCCCCGGACGACGCGCCCGGGCACTTCAGCTGGCTGGCCGGCTTCCTCGGCATGGACAGCCCCGCCTCCAGCTCGCACACCCGCGAACTCCTGGGGTGGCAGCCGACCCGGTCCGGGCTCATCGACGACCTCGACAAGGGCCACTACTTCGCCACCGTTCCCAGGAACTGA
- a CDS encoding DUF1206 domain-containing protein: MATGPAKARGRVHAQRAANSTAVSAAARAGFVARGVIYVLIGVLSLRIALSDGGGKQADRGGAIAEIAEKPFGTVLLWLLGTALAGMALWRLSEAAFGQAGPDGRKASKRAMAAGRFVFYGFVSYSVLSYAAGDKGSGSGSSDRDSQDVTAKALDWPGGQWIVAVAGIAVAAAGIWIAARAIMQKFHKHLKMFEMSEKARKVIDFLGMFGGAARGIVFAVAGTFAVAAAVQHQPGKAKGMDDTLRSFTETPAGPWLLVLIAVGLAAFGVFSWANARWRKV, encoded by the coding sequence ATGGCAACTGGACCGGCGAAGGCACGTGGACGCGTGCACGCCCAACGCGCGGCGAACAGCACAGCAGTTTCGGCCGCAGCCCGTGCGGGCTTCGTCGCCCGCGGGGTCATCTACGTACTGATAGGCGTCCTCTCGCTTCGGATCGCACTCTCCGACGGCGGTGGCAAGCAGGCGGACCGCGGCGGTGCGATAGCCGAGATCGCCGAGAAGCCCTTCGGTACCGTTCTGCTCTGGCTGCTCGGCACAGCCTTGGCGGGCATGGCCCTGTGGCGCCTGTCAGAAGCCGCTTTCGGTCAGGCGGGCCCGGACGGCAGGAAGGCGAGTAAGAGGGCGATGGCCGCCGGCCGTTTCGTCTTCTACGGATTCGTCTCGTACTCCGTGCTGTCCTACGCCGCCGGAGACAAGGGCAGCGGCAGCGGCAGCTCCGACAGGGACTCCCAGGACGTCACGGCGAAAGCGCTGGACTGGCCCGGCGGGCAGTGGATCGTCGCCGTCGCCGGTATCGCGGTGGCCGCGGCCGGTATATGGATCGCGGCGAGGGCGATCATGCAAAAGTTCCATAAGCACCTGAAGATGTTCGAGATGTCGGAGAAGGCCCGCAAGGTGATCGATTTCCTCGGGATGTTCGGCGGCGCCGCCCGAGGCATCGTCTTCGCTGTCGCGGGCACCTTCGCCGTCGCGGCAGCCGTCCAGCACCAGCCCGGCAAGGCCAAGGGCATGGACGACACCCTGCGCTCCTTCACCGAGACCCCTGCAGGGCCCTGGCTGCTGGTGCTCATCGCCGTCGGCCTCGCGGCGTTCGGGGTCTTCTCCTGGGCCAATGCCCGCTGGCGCAAGGTCTGA
- a CDS encoding PP2C family protein-serine/threonine phosphatase, with protein sequence MGLREGVTGLRESWRPSHALLAIPVALIVVIATVDILLPEDIYLGPLLVIAPAITSSFEGPVLTGVVGFLAVGAQAFIALHSGVLTSRNALVQIAALAILSALTVFFCLIRERHIRQLARVRSVAETTQKVLLRPLPDRIGPLRIASLYLAAEDEAQIGGDLYAATRIEGGTRMMIGDVRGKGLAAIEEAALLLGAFREAAHQHTGLPTLAAALDQSVTRYHADFEPEDGDDAGERFVTALLLEIPEEGPISRMTSCGHPAPLLLSPGHAEAVPSRHPAPPLGIGDMGPAGYTVDAFAFEAGNTLLLFTDGVIEARDRGGDFYPLAERAAQWTESPPEKLLHHLRRDLLAYVGGRLGDDAAIIAIHRSPVPHPGYRPGDPRP encoded by the coding sequence GTGGGCCTAAGGGAAGGTGTCACAGGTCTGCGGGAGTCATGGCGGCCGAGCCATGCGCTCCTGGCGATTCCCGTCGCGCTCATCGTCGTGATCGCAACCGTGGACATCCTGCTGCCGGAAGACATCTATCTGGGACCGCTGCTGGTCATCGCGCCCGCGATCACTTCCTCCTTCGAGGGCCCCGTACTGACCGGAGTGGTCGGGTTCCTGGCCGTGGGGGCCCAGGCATTCATCGCCCTGCACTCCGGCGTACTGACCTCCCGGAACGCTTTGGTGCAGATTGCCGCCCTCGCGATCCTCTCGGCCCTGACCGTGTTCTTCTGCCTGATACGCGAGCGGCACATCCGACAGCTCGCCCGGGTGCGCTCGGTGGCCGAAACCACACAGAAGGTATTGCTGCGGCCGCTCCCGGACCGGATCGGCCCCCTGCGGATCGCTTCCTTGTACCTGGCCGCCGAGGACGAGGCCCAGATCGGGGGCGACCTCTACGCGGCCACCCGCATCGAGGGCGGAACCCGCATGATGATCGGCGACGTGAGAGGCAAGGGCCTGGCCGCCATCGAAGAAGCAGCCCTCCTGCTCGGCGCCTTCCGCGAGGCCGCCCACCAGCACACCGGTCTGCCCACACTGGCAGCAGCCCTCGATCAGAGCGTCACCCGCTACCACGCCGACTTCGAGCCGGAGGATGGGGATGACGCCGGGGAGCGCTTCGTGACAGCGCTGCTGCTGGAGATCCCCGAGGAGGGCCCCATCAGCCGAATGACCAGCTGCGGCCACCCTGCTCCCCTGCTGCTCAGCCCAGGACACGCGGAAGCCGTACCGAGTCGGCACCCAGCGCCCCCGCTGGGGATCGGCGACATGGGGCCGGCGGGCTACACCGTCGACGCGTTCGCCTTCGAGGCGGGAAACACCCTCCTCCTTTTCACCGACGGCGTCATCGAAGCGCGCGACCGAGGCGGCGACTTCTACCCGCTCGCGGAACGCGCCGCCCAGTGGACCGAGAGCCCCCCGGAGAAACTCCTGCACCACCTGCGACGCGACCTCCTCGCCTACGTCGGCGGACGCCTGGGCGACGACGCCGCCATCATCGCGATCCACCGCAGCCCCGTCCCTCATCCGGGATACCGCCCTGGAGATCCCCGACCCTGA
- a CDS encoding D-Ala-D-Ala carboxypeptidase family metallohydrolase: MAHSRSFFRFPHSFDRRTALRGTLAAGIGAVLGPVLLSGTAQAYSWSRTLNQGATGADVTELQIRVAGWAADSAGQTRVAIDGNFGAGTAAAVRRFQAAYGLTADGSAGPATQSQLNALEQSDGSTVHFDFSEFTDRISGNFSGGKLSATDVKENVRRAMYKLEALRKKLGNVPITVNSGFRSIAHNADVGGASDSMHLYGTAADLAVSGVPNKTVYQKAETSGFSGLETYTADHQHVDSRADLGRAWWWENGTV, encoded by the coding sequence ATGGCTCATTCCCGCTCCTTTTTCCGCTTTCCGCACTCGTTCGACCGCCGTACGGCGCTGCGCGGGACGCTGGCCGCCGGTATCGGTGCCGTACTCGGGCCCGTGCTGCTGTCGGGGACCGCGCAGGCGTACTCCTGGTCGCGCACCCTGAACCAGGGGGCCACCGGCGCCGACGTGACCGAACTGCAGATCAGAGTCGCCGGGTGGGCCGCGGACAGTGCCGGCCAGACCCGCGTGGCCATCGACGGCAACTTCGGTGCCGGCACTGCGGCGGCGGTCCGCCGGTTCCAGGCGGCCTACGGACTCACCGCCGACGGCAGCGCCGGCCCCGCGACCCAGTCGCAGCTCAACGCCCTGGAGCAGTCGGACGGTTCGACCGTGCACTTCGACTTCAGCGAGTTCACCGACCGGATCAGCGGCAACTTCTCCGGCGGCAAGCTGAGCGCGACCGACGTCAAGGAGAACGTCCGCCGCGCGATGTACAAGCTGGAGGCGCTGCGCAAGAAGCTCGGCAACGTCCCCATCACGGTCAATTCCGGTTTCCGCAGCATCGCTCACAATGCCGACGTCGGCGGTGCCAGCGACAGCATGCACCTGTACGGCACGGCGGCCGACCTCGCCGTCTCCGGAGTGCCCAACAAGACCGTCTACCAGAAGGCGGAGACCTCCGGCTTCTCCGGCCTGGAGACCTACACCGCGGACCACCAGCACGTCGACAGCCGGGCGGACCTCGGCCGGGCCTGGTGGTGGGAGAACGGCACCGTCTAG
- a CDS encoding DUF5990 family protein has product MHIRIDAVDLPGLTCPAPADAKVPAYGNIHAAVQRRDRPAELLDPQPGDAASATWTLECTAISSPTGTEVKGPYVQDRLGHRFIYLSWGTVDESGIFTMFRRAKLMLDAVPADVLAAAAQNGLLVGRLGLTDACGNPLCARVVPPHISWTAEPAA; this is encoded by the coding sequence ATGCACATCCGCATCGACGCCGTCGACCTGCCCGGCCTCACCTGCCCGGCTCCCGCCGACGCCAAAGTCCCCGCGTACGGCAACATCCACGCCGCCGTGCAACGCCGCGACCGTCCGGCCGAACTCCTCGACCCGCAGCCCGGCGACGCCGCGTCCGCGACGTGGACCCTGGAGTGCACCGCGATCTCCTCGCCGACCGGCACCGAGGTGAAAGGCCCCTACGTGCAGGACCGTCTGGGCCACCGGTTCATCTATCTGTCGTGGGGCACGGTCGACGAGTCGGGCATCTTCACGATGTTCCGCCGCGCCAAGCTCATGCTCGACGCGGTCCCCGCCGACGTACTCGCCGCCGCCGCACAGAACGGCCTGCTGGTCGGACGGCTCGGGCTGACCGACGCGTGCGGCAACCCCCTGTGCGCACGGGTAGTGCCCCCGCACATCTCCTGGACCGCCGAGCCCGCCGCGTAG